The DNA window GGCGCAGCGTCGCGGATCCGCTGCTCGCGATGACGCCGCTGGTCTTCGCCTCCCTCACCACGGCCGCCACCGCCGTCCTGCTCGGCCTGCCCTTCAACTACGCCGATGTGATCGTGCTGCCGCTGCTGCTCGGGATCGGCGTCGACAGCGGCATCCACCTCGTATACCGCTTCCGTCACGAGCCGCCGGCCGCGGAGGGCGTGATGCACAGCAGCACCGCCCGGGCGGTCCTGTTCTCGGCGCTGACGACGCTCGCGAGCTTCGGAAGCCTCGGCTTCTCGACCCATCGCGGGATCGCGACCCTGGGACAGCTCCTGACCCTCGGCGTGGCGATGATGCTCCTCGCCAACCTGATCCTGCTGCCGGCGCTGCTCGCCTGGGTCGGCGGGGTCAACCCTCGCCGAGAACGAACGCGCTGAGCGCGGCGCGGCACGCTTCGGGGTTGTCGACCATCACCGAATGGCCCGCGCGGGGGATCCCCACGAGCCGGCCCTGCGCCAGCACCTCGCCGGCCATGCGGTCGGCGATGTCGGCCGAGACGACGTCGGAGGCGGCGCCGCGCACGACGAGCGCCGGGCACGGGACGCGGGCGAGCGCCTCCCAGAGCTCCCGCGCGAGGCGGGCCTCGCGCTCGCGCAGCGCGGCCTCGCCGGCTCCCGCGCGGCCGCGGAACCAGGCAGGGTCGAGCTTCGGCTCGAAGCGGCCGTCGGGCCGCGCGCGCAGCCCGTGGCGCGCGAGGCGCTGGAGCTGCTCGCGGCCCGCGGCGGGATAGCTACGCGCGAGCAGCTCGCGGTACTCGGTTTCGGACGCGAAGCTCGGCCCGCCACCGGGCCCGGCCCCGGTGGCGCCCCTCTGGAGATCGAGCCGGATCCGGACGGTGCCGCGCGGATCGAGCTCGGGCGCCGAATCCACGATCACGAGCCCCGCCATCCGCTCGGGGTGGCGGCCCGCGAAGAGCATCGCGATGCGCCCCCCGAGCGAGTGCCCGACCAGCACCAGACGCTCGATCCCGAGCGCGGCGGTGGCGGCCTCCAGGTCGGCAAGGTGGAAGTCGTAGTCGTAACGGGCCTCGGGATCGCGGTCGGAGTCGCCATGGCCGCGGAGGTCGAGCGCCAGGGTGCGGTAGTAGGGGGCTACGGCGGGGGCGAGGTCGTCCCATACGTGCGCCTCGTTGCCGAACCCGTGCACGAAGACGAGCGGCACCCCGTCGCGGCTCCACTCGAGCGCGTGGAGCGACAGGCCGTGTGCGCCGGGGACGCGGATCGAGACGGGCTCCATGCGCGCGAATCCTAGCCGCGGTGTACCTTCGCCGCGACGCCATGGGCCTCGCACGCCTCGATCACATCCCGACCGTCAAGCTCGCGATGACGCCGTTCCCGCACGCCGTGGAGGTGGACGCGCCGCTCTCGGCCGCGCTCGCGATGATGGACGAGCACGGCGTGCACCAGCTCCCGGTGACGGAGCAGGGCCGGCTGGTCGGCGTCGTCGCGAAGGGGGAGCTCGAGCTCGTGACCGCCAGTGCGCGCGGGCGCCCGCTGGCGGCGCGGGTGCGCGACGCCCTGTCGGCGAACTCCTGCGTGGTCGAGGACGGCGAGCGCCTCGACCACGTCCTCGAACGGATGGCGGGCGAGCACATCGCAGCGGCGCTGGTGGCGCGGCGTGGCAAGCTGGTGGGCATCTTCACCTTCACCGATGCGTGTCGGCTGTTCGCGAGCTGGCTGCGGGATCGCTTCCCGGATCCCGGCTCCGACGACGCCGCCTGAGGCGCTCCGGCGAGGCCCGGGCCCCCGGGTTGGTCGCTCGGGCCGGACGCCTTAGACTGTGGGGCCATGCGCCGCACCGCCGAAGAGATCGAGAACCTGCTCCGGAGACGGGGCTTCTCGCTGACCCCGCAGCGGCGTGCGATCCTGCGCCACCTGGCCGAGCGGGGTGGGCACTGGACCGCAGCCGAGGTCCTGGAGAGCCTCACCGGCGAGTTCCCGCTGGCGAGCCGGGCCACCGTCTACAGCACGCTCGCGCTCCTGCGCGAGCTGGGCGTCCTCGCCGACGTCCCGGCCCCCGGCCCGGGCGGGGAGGCCCGCTACGACGCGAATCCCGAGCCGCACCAGCACTTCGTCTGCCGGCGCTGCGGGTGTCTCGAAGACGTGCCGTCCGAGTGGTTCCCGGTCGCGATCCCCGCAGGGGTAGGCCACGGGTTCTCGGTCGAGCACTATCGCATCGTGGCCGAAGGGGTCTGCGCGGGCTGCGAATCCAGTCCTCGCGACTAGCGTCCGGCCGGCCCGGCGGGGCCCGGTAGGCCCAGTTCGGGATTGCGAACTCGGGATTGCGAACGTGCTCGCCATCGATCGGTGGGGGGCGCGCGCGACATCGGGGCAGCCGGTGGAGCCGGCTCTTTGCGCTCCGGCCCTGGCAGCCGCTTCGATCATGCGACAACCTGTGGTCCGACCTCCGACATCGGATGTCGGTTGATCGTTCCGCCGACCTGTCTGGGTGAGAAGGAGTCCAGGATGCGCGTGGAGCCGGTGGGAGCCGAGACGCGGGTGGACCGGGTCTTCGAGCAGCTCCGCTCCCAGATCATCTCGGGAGCGGTCGCGGCCGGCGCCCGGCTCCCGAACGAGCGCGAGCTGGCGGAGGCCTTCGGTGTCAACCGGGCGTCGGTGCGCGAGGCCCTGAAGCGGCTCGAGTTCCTGGAGCTGGTCGAGGTCCGGCACGGGCAGGGCACCTTCGTGCAGCCGCTCTCGGCGTCCTCGGCCCTCCAGGTGATCGAGGGCCTCCTGCGCGATCCCGCCGTGGTGACCCGCGCGCTGCTCGAGCAGCTCCTGCTCTTCCGCCGGAACATCACGCTCCAGGTCGTCGAGCTGGCCGCGCGCAACCGCAGCGAGGCGCAGCTCGCCCGCGCGCGCACCTTGCTCGACGAGGAGGCCGCCGAAGGGAGCGATCCCAAGCGGGCCCTCGAGATCGACCTGCGCTGGAACGCGCTGCTCAGCGAAGCCACCGGGAACCTGCTCTACCAGCTCGTCGGCAACCTCTTCACGAAGCTCGTGGCCCGGCTGGGCCCGCTCTACTACAACGCGGAGCGCGATCCCGCGCGCTCGATGCAGAACCATCGTGCGCTGCTGGCGGCCGTCGAGCAGCGCGATCCCGACGCCGCGCGGCGCCGGATCGAGGAGATGCTGCGTTACAGCGAGGAGCGCATCCTCGCAGAGGTGACGCGGCTCGAGGAAGCCGGCGTGATCGGTCCCGGGGCGCACCGCCCGCCGCGCGCTCCGGCGGAGGGAGCGCCGTGACGATCGCGCGCGAGAACCTGCGCTGGAACGGGTGGGGTCGGCTCGGCGAGTCGATCGAGCTCTCCGGCCCGCGGGAGCAGGCGCTGCTGGCCGAGCTCGGCCGCCGGCTCGGGCGCTCCCTCTCGCGTGCACCGGCGCCGATCGAGCTCGATGCCGTGCGGCCGCCGCCCTGCAAGCTCACGCCAGCGGTCCTCGCGCAGCTGCGCGCCGCCTGCGGCGAGGACTTCGTGCGCACCAGCGCCTTCGAGCGCCTCACCCACGCGCTCGGGCGCAGCCTGCCCGACCTGCTCCGGCTGCGACGGGGCGAGATCGAGCGCTTCCCGGAGGCGGTGCTCTACCCGCGCGACGAGGGCGCCGTGGCCGCCGTGCTGCGCATCGCGGCCGAGACGGACCTGGCGGTGGTCCCCTTCGGCGGTGGCTCGAGCGTGGTGGGGGGCGTCGAGCCCCGCACGGGCCCCGGCCAGGCGGGTGCGCTGGCGCTCGACACGACCCGCCTGGACGAGCTCCTGCGCCTCGATCGCGAGAGCGGCACGGCGACCTTCCAGGCCGGGATCGACGGCCCCGCGCTCGAGGCGGCGCTCGCAAGCCAGGGGCTCACGCTCGGCCACTTCCCGCAGTCCTTCGAGCACTCGACCCTGGGTGGCTGGATCGCGACCCGTTCGGTGGGGCAGCAGTCGGACGGCTACGGCGGGATCGACGAACTCCTGGTGTCCGTACGCATGGTGACGCCGGAGGGTGTCGTTCGCACGATCGAAGTGCCGCGTTCGGCCACCGGGCCCGACTGGAACCATCTCGTGCTCGGCTCGGAGGGCGTGCTGGGCGTGATCGTCGAGGCGACGCTGCGGGTGCGGCCGGCGCCGCGGGCCTCCGTGATCCGCGGAGCGTTGTTCCGCAACTGGGCGGACGGGCTCGCCGCCGTGCGCGCGATGCACGGAGCCGGCCTGTCGCTCACGATGGCGCGCCTGTCGGATGCCGCCGAGACGGAGCTCTCCCTGCTCCTGCGCCGCGACCCCATGCGGCGGGTCGACCCAGCCGCCACCGCGCTCGGCCTCGCGGCTCGCGCGGGCTGGGGCTCCGGACGCTGCACGCTCCTCTACGGCGCCGAGGGCGAGCCCGGCCGCGTGCGCGGTGCACTGCGGAGCGCACGCGCGATCGCCTGGCGCCACGGCGGGCTCCCGCTGGGAAGCGCGCCGGGTCGCGCGTGGCGGCGCGAGCGCTTCCGCACGCCCTACCTGCGCGAGTGGCTGCTCGACCACGGTGTCGCCGTCGACACCATGGAGACGGCGCTTCCCTGGAGTCGCGTTGCGGATGGACATCGAGTGGTGACGGATGCCCTGCACGCCGCGCTCGGCGTCCATGCCGGGTCGGGGCTGGCGATGGGGCATCTCTCGCACGGCTACCCCGACGGCGCCTGCCTCTACTTCACGGCGCTCTGGCCCCTCGACGAGGCGCGCCCGCTCGAGCAGTGGGCCGCGATCAAGCGCGACGTGAGCGACGCGATCGTGGCCGCCGGAGGCACGATCTCCCATCACCACGGTGTCGGGACCGATCACGCCGCGTGGCTGGCGCGCGAGCGGGGGACCCTGGCGCTGGCGGCGCTGCGCGCGGCAAAGGCGGCGCTCGACCCGCGCGGGCTCATGAACCCGGGGAAGCTCCTGTGAGCACCGCCGCGTGGGGCCTCGACGAGCGCCGGGCCGCGCTCTCACAGGCGGAGCGCGACGGCGTCGACGTGCTCGTGATCGGGGGCGGTATCTGCGGGGCGGGCGTGGTGCGCGAGGCGGCGGCGCGCGGGCTGCGCGCCTTCCTGGTCGAGCGGGGCGACTTCGCCTCGGGCACCTCGAGCCGCTCCTCGAAGATGATCCACGGTGGGCTCCGCTACCTGGCCCAGGGACACGTCGGGGTGACGCGCGAGGCGTGCCGGGAGCGCGACCAGCTCGCACGGCTCAATCCGAACCTGGTGCGGCCGCTGCCCTTCCTGTTCCCGTCGTGGGTGGGTGGCAAGATCGCGCCCTGGCAGGTGCGCGCCGCGCTCTGGGCCTACTCGGCGCTTGCCAGCTTCCGCCCCGAGGCGAGCTTCCGGATGCTGTCGCGGCAGGAGGTCGCCGAGTACTCGCACGACGTGCGGCTCGACGGGCTGCGCGCTGCCGGTCTCTACCACGACGCCCAGGCCGACGACGCGCGGCTCGTGCTGGAGGCGCTGAAGAACGCGCGCCGGCTCGGCGGTGACGCGGCGCCGCACGCGGAGGTCGTCGAGCTGCTGCGGGACGGCGGGCGCGTGGCCGGCGCGCGGGTGCACGACCGGCTCGAGGGCCGGACGCTCGCGATCCGCGCCCATGTGGTGGTGAACGCGGCGGGGCCCGGGATCGCGCGCGTGCGCGGGCTCGACGCCGGCGCCCGCGCGGTACACGTGCGTCCGGCCAAGGGCGTGCATCTCGTGATCCCGCGCCAGCGCCTGCACACGCGGGGCGCCGTTGCGCTGGAAGGGGAGGACGGCCGGCATCTCTTCGTGTGTCCCTTCGAAGACGTGCTGATGATCGGCACCACCGACACCTTCAGCGACGAGATCGACGAGCCGGTGGTCACGATCGACGAGGTGCACTACCTGCTGGCAGCGGCCAACGCGGCCTTCCCGAGCGCCGTCCTCACCACCAACGACATTCGCAGCGTGTGGGCGGGCGTGCGCCCGCT is part of the Deltaproteobacteria bacterium genome and encodes:
- a CDS encoding alpha/beta hydrolase translates to MEPVSIRVPGAHGLSLHALEWSRDGVPLVFVHGFGNEAHVWDDLAPAVAPYYRTLALDLRGHGDSDRDPEARYDYDFHLADLEAATAALGIERLVLVGHSLGGRIAMLFAGRHPERMAGLVIVDSAPELDPRGTVRIRLDLQRGATGAGPGGGPSFASETEYRELLARSYPAAGREQLQRLARHGLRARPDGRFEPKLDPAWFRGRAGAGEAALREREARLARELWEALARVPCPALVVRGAASDVVSADIADRMAGEVLAQGRLVGIPRAGHSVMVDNPEACRAALSAFVLGEG
- a CDS encoding CBS domain-containing protein, producing MYLRRDAMGLARLDHIPTVKLAMTPFPHAVEVDAPLSAALAMMDEHGVHQLPVTEQGRLVGVVAKGELELVTASARGRPLAARVRDALSANSCVVEDGERLDHVLERMAGEHIAAALVARRGKLVGIFTFTDACRLFASWLRDRFPDPGSDDAA
- a CDS encoding Fur family transcriptional regulator, with amino-acid sequence MRRTAEEIENLLRRRGFSLTPQRRAILRHLAERGGHWTAAEVLESLTGEFPLASRATVYSTLALLRELGVLADVPAPGPGGEARYDANPEPHQHFVCRRCGCLEDVPSEWFPVAIPAGVGHGFSVEHYRIVAEGVCAGCESSPRD
- a CDS encoding FadR/GntR family transcriptional regulator: MRVEPVGAETRVDRVFEQLRSQIISGAVAAGARLPNERELAEAFGVNRASVREALKRLEFLELVEVRHGQGTFVQPLSASSALQVIEGLLRDPAVVTRALLEQLLLFRRNITLQVVELAARNRSEAQLARARTLLDEEAAEGSDPKRALEIDLRWNALLSEATGNLLYQLVGNLFTKLVARLGPLYYNAERDPARSMQNHRALLAAVEQRDPDAARRRIEEMLRYSEERILAEVTRLEEAGVIGPGAHRPPRAPAEGAP
- a CDS encoding FAD-binding oxidoreductase, which translates into the protein MTIARENLRWNGWGRLGESIELSGPREQALLAELGRRLGRSLSRAPAPIELDAVRPPPCKLTPAVLAQLRAACGEDFVRTSAFERLTHALGRSLPDLLRLRRGEIERFPEAVLYPRDEGAVAAVLRIAAETDLAVVPFGGGSSVVGGVEPRTGPGQAGALALDTTRLDELLRLDRESGTATFQAGIDGPALEAALASQGLTLGHFPQSFEHSTLGGWIATRSVGQQSDGYGGIDELLVSVRMVTPEGVVRTIEVPRSATGPDWNHLVLGSEGVLGVIVEATLRVRPAPRASVIRGALFRNWADGLAAVRAMHGAGLSLTMARLSDAAETELSLLLRRDPMRRVDPAATALGLAARAGWGSGRCTLLYGAEGEPGRVRGALRSARAIAWRHGGLPLGSAPGRAWRRERFRTPYLREWLLDHGVAVDTMETALPWSRVADGHRVVTDALHAALGVHAGSGLAMGHLSHGYPDGACLYFTALWPLDEARPLEQWAAIKRDVSDAIVAAGGTISHHHGVGTDHAAWLARERGTLALAALRAAKAALDPRGLMNPGKLL
- a CDS encoding glycerol-3-phosphate dehydrogenase/oxidase, whose protein sequence is MSTAAWGLDERRAALSQAERDGVDVLVIGGGICGAGVVREAAARGLRAFLVERGDFASGTSSRSSKMIHGGLRYLAQGHVGVTREACRERDQLARLNPNLVRPLPFLFPSWVGGKIAPWQVRAALWAYSALASFRPEASFRMLSRQEVAEYSHDVRLDGLRAAGLYHDAQADDARLVLEALKNARRLGGDAAPHAEVVELLRDGGRVAGARVHDRLEGRTLAIRAHVVVNAAGPGIARVRGLDAGARAVHVRPAKGVHLVIPRQRLHTRGAVALEGEDGRHLFVCPFEDVLMIGTTDTFSDEIDEPVVTIDEVHYLLAAANAAFPSAVLTTNDIRSVWAGVRPLVADEDADAPPSDVSREAEIEESPSGLLSVAGGKLTTFRAMGEAAVERALRRLPAGRRRAAGPSRTFGMALRDDGFDAAALEQELRGRHRLSPRSAEHLVRAWGEESLALLAAAPEAWRRPIGRSRYLYAEIPWAFRTECAASLCDVLEHRVRLALFAEGQGLPELSRLAAVAGEALGWDAERTRAEASTYAAAVRRRYQIAATPPARAVA